In Jaculus jaculus isolate mJacJac1 chromosome 2, mJacJac1.mat.Y.cur, whole genome shotgun sequence, the genomic window TAACAGTCcacagggaatgggtgcaccacagtaCGAAGCTCAGCCTGTACCACAGAGTCCCTCAGCAGCTCCTTAAGTCCTGCCATGGACAGTGGGTTACCATAGAGTCCAAGGTAGCGAAGACTGGCACAGCGAGTCAAAGTGGGCAGTGTAGCTAACAGCTGGGCATCAGCAAGCTGGCACTCGGTCAGCTCAAGATGCAGCAGTGTGGCTGCTGCCGCCTGCAACAGACCCTGAAAAGGTGTTAGCTGGCTGCCTGACAGGTCGTTACCACTCAGATCTAGCTTCTTGAGATGGGCAGCATGGGAGCTCCGTGCCAGGAATTGTAGGTCCTCAGGCAGCAGGGCACAGAAGGCCAGCTCTAAGCTCTCCAGGGGGCTCTGCAGAGTGCTGCAGGGACACAGGAGGTACAAAAGAGTCATAGCCTGGCAGCCCTGGGGAAAGGTCCTCATAGAGGGGAGGGACTGTGCAATAGTGGGGACCACTCACCTCAGCAGTTGGTCCAGCCTCCCGGAAAGGAGAGAAGAGCCCATGCTAAGCTCCCGCAGACAGGTGAAGCGGCCCATCTGGGCCAGAAAGTAGCGGAAGTTGTCCTCACCATCCACAGAAGGCTGCCTCGAGTCCCCATGCACGTAATGCAGACGAAGGCTAGCCAGGTGCTGGAAGCGAGCCACATGTGGGATGATGACAGACAGGCCACGCAGACCCAGGTTATTGAAGCGCAGATCCACACGGCGCAGGCAGCCTGCATCCAAAAGCTGCAGCAGGGCCACAGTGTTCCGCATGGGCAAGTCCTCAGCTCTGAGGTCCCGGCAGCAGAGCCGCAGTGGGCTGCCCACACTGCTTCGGAGTGCCTCACGAAGGAATGCATAGGAGGCTCGGTTCACCCGCAGGTCCACACGAACCTCCACAGGGACAAGGGACAGCCCTGGCTCAGTGGTCCCACCCTGCTGCTGGGCAATACATGTCCGGGCCACAGCTGCTGTACAATCCCACATGCTCATGGTACCAGGATCCTGCTCCACACCATCATCCAGGAGACCAGTCATGTCCAGCACCCGCAGTGTATGCTTTCTAGGAACAGGAATGGCTGGAGGCAGGGGGTGAGATGGCAAGGCCCACATCCCTCCCAGCCTCCTTGAACAGGACCAACAAGTATTTAAGGTTCCCACACTGAGTTCCTGCTAACCTCAGGACCAAAGTCTAGAAACTGCTCAAGGAACCCTCTTTGTACTCCTAGCTGTGGGCCCTGTGCATACCTGCAGAGAGGCTGTGAGCCAGCCTCCATTTCTGGGGTGTGGAGCCGGGCAGTCAGCCCAAGGATAACAGCTTGCATGCTCTCAGTGCTGGGCCTCTCCTGCAGCAGGGCCCGACTGCAATGGGCACACTCCTGTAGCAGCTGCTGAAAGCTAAGCAGTGGGAAGGGCCACGTGTGTACCAGCTCACGCAGTACCACTGTCTTCTTGTCCATAAAGGCCACCTTGAACAGCAGGGGGAAGAGTTCACGGGGCAGCAAGGGCAGGGCCTGGCAGGCAGCTGGCTGGCACTGGAGCACTTGCCTTGTGCTGAGGAACACAAGTGTGTGCATGGTGGTATGCTGAGGTGGTGAGGTGTCCACCTGTAGGAGAGGGACCTTAATTGAGGAAGACAAACCTTAACCACCACCAGGCCACACCCTTTCCACAGCTCAGTGGTAcaaaagcaatcctcctacccttgcctcccaaatgctgggattacatgcatgtaccaccacacccagcttgtttagctttttgatacagggtcttacTTCACTTTAGCCaaaattgagacagggtctcactatgtacccCTGGCTGGCCTGCAAATTGTGGTGACCCTCCTCACTAGTGCCAGGATTAGACATGCCATGCCTCAGTGCCTAGCACTTGGCAAAGTGGACAAGGGACAAGGCCACAACTTAGAAACATGAGGACAACAGTGTCAAGCAGAATATCAATAGTGTGGCACCATCAACAACCTGCTTTTGTGTGCTTCTGAAAGACGACTGTTGCTCTGTAGGGCCCACATTTGATACTTCATGTCTGCCCACTCACAAATATGCTTCTGTGGTCCTTCATCAGCACTGGAACAGGTAGAAAACTCCCACAGGGACTACAGCCACATTGTGGCTCCCTCCCTCGCCCTTCTCAGATATGCATGCCCTTGGATTCCAGGAAATACCAAAGACCCACAGAACCCTTGAGTACAGATGATGTACTGTAGCCTGAGATAGCACCATGAATGTGAACCCCAGAGTAATTATTCTCTGGGGTAGAATCAGGCACGGAAAGCCCCGAGAAAGGGCAACTCTCACCTTCTGTGGTCCTTGCCGCCTATCTTCCTTTTCACAAGGGAACCAATGTGGAGGGAAAACGAGTCTTAAATTCGTGAGATTCAGAAGGGCTCAGGCCAGGGACTGCACAGATGAGGCACAGATGGCTGCCAAAGTAGCAGCCAAGCTGAGAAGCCACAAGCAAGAGGCCCCTGCAGCTGGAGAGTACCTGCAACACAGGGCTAGTCCTGATGCTGACTTTAGCAGACTTCTGTGAGCCAAACATCTCGACCCCAGAACTACAGTGCAGCCATACCCCTCTGACAGACTGGAAAGCCAAGGCCGAGGCCTTACCAAGGTCACAGCccagggaaaagtggggggatgCAGACTGGCTACAAAGCTCTTGAGCTTGCAGACTTCTCGCACCTTGAACAAGAACTTTAAGACATGAGTTCTGAAGAAAGCCTGCACACCCACCCTCGACCTAGCTCTGCCGAAACGCAAATGTCGCGAGAAGGATGCCTACCTCGCAGGCAGTTCAAACAGATCGCGCACCTGTCACAAGAGGAAAGGAAAGCCGCCCACGAGGCGCTTCTGGGCGACACTGCCGCCCGCAGCGGAATCGGCGCGGCGCCTCCGGACGTGCCCGCCTGGCTCCTCCGGGGATCAAGACCCGGGCCTCCACTCCGGGCGAGCCTGCTCCTCCACGCCGGGCGCGTCCCAACCCGCCCGGAGGTCGCACTCCATGAGCGAGGATCACCCGGGCTCAGCGGCGCCGCCCAGGGCCCCGCCTCGGCCCGAGGCTCCCAAGCGCCAGCCCCCGAGCCCGCGGTCGCCGCCGCGCTTCGCCCCTCGGCCCGCAGCCCACGCCCCGCCCCGCCTgcacgcccgccccgccccgcgccgcgGCGCGCCTCGATGACGCGCCTCCCTCCCGCGCCGTCGTGCGGAGCCCGCGGGTTGGCCGCCGCGCCTGCCGCTCATTGGCTGGAGCCGGACGTCGGTGTGGCCGCGGGAGGTTCGCGGGACGCTGTCCGCGGCTGCATGGAGCGGCTCCGGGACGTGCGCTTGCAGCTGCAGACCTGGGAGCGGGCGTTCGCGCGGCTGCACGGGCGACGGCCCGGCCAGGTGAAGGGTCGCCTGGGGAGCGGGAGCGGGAGCGGGGACCCCGGGTGCGGCTCGTGGCTGACGCCTTCCTTCCACAGGAAGACGTGGAGGCGGCCCCCGAGGAAACCCGCGGTGAGCGCACGGCCCAGGGCAGCGGGGAATGTCGGCGGCCGCTCCCTGACTCCCGCTCCTGTTGTTCTAGCTCTGTACCGGGAGTACCGCACCCTGAAGCAGGCGGTGCGCCAGGCCAACGGAGGGCACCGCATCCCAGAGCAGTCACTCCCCGCGGCGGCCCAGAAGGTACCCTGGCCCCTCACCCCGGCTTCCAATCACCTCACTATATGGCCAAATGGCCGGAGTCAAGAACAGTCGCAGCCAGGCTTCCCCACAGGGCGCAGAAGTGGAGAAGCGAAGTGGGAAAGGACACGGCCCTGTTGTGGGGTGGGGGCTTGGAGTCGCCTCTGTGCCCATGCCATACTTTCTCTGGCTTCTGCTGCTGGTGTCTCCTACAGGCATCAGACCCCAGCTGCTGGGGACCCCACTTGAATCGAGCTGCAACCCAGAATCCACAACCTACTCCAGGGCAGAGCCCATGGAGGTCTGTGCAGGACTATGGGAAGAGACTCAAGGCCAATCTGAAGGACACTCTGCAGGTGAGAAGTGACGACTGTTAGCACATCCCAAGCTGCACCTGACAGTTTTGTCAGGTGCTCTTTTCTGTCCCTTTCTCATAGCAGGCACGTGCAGGCCCAGGTTCCTGCAGTAACTAGGACAAGAGTCCTGAGGGTGCTCACTGATCTCCGCTCTCAGCTTCTTGTCTCACCCAGCCTTCTGCAGCAGCCCAGAGGCCTGAGCTCCTGCTTGCTGTTCTGTCCTCTACCTACCTCTTAGGCTGGACCAGCCCAAAGCCGAAGACTCCAGCCTCTCCAGAGACCCTTGTACAAGAAAcccacaccaagacctccaggcTCAAGTCCTGCCTGCACCTGTCCAGATGAAGTCAGCGATGTATTTCCCCAGCTGTCTGAGCCCCAGCCAAAGCCAGGCCGGCTCCGAAAGCTTCAGGCATCCCTTGCCTTGCGGTTGAGCTCCCTAGATCCTGACTGGCTAGAGCGATGTCAAAACAGGTCCTCAGATTTTCTGGAGGTACCTAATACCTGCAGACCTGGCCTAGGTTTAGAGGACTCACAACCTCTGATATCAGGCAAGTTAATCATCTTTGGCACCTCCAACACACCTTCACAGGGCCCAGAGAAGGCAGCCCAAGTTGCTTTACAGGTCTCCCAGCCCGGCAACAGTCAAGACAGGAAGCAAAGATGGAATGAGAACAGGGGGGATTCTGCACAAGCCCAGCAGGACAGCAGCCAAGGCAGACTCCGGTCCAAGGGGACTGGGGCTGCAGCAGTTGGAAAAGACCCTTCAGGAGAACCTGTGCAGATGAAGCTACTGTCATGCAGCAGCTCAAGTCAAGCCAAGGTGGGGAAGGCTGAGGGCACAGCCCATCAGCAAGCGTCTCCTAGACCAGCTGCCCTGGACCGGGGGAACTACGTTCGTCTGAACATGAAGCAGAAGCACTGTGTGCAGCGTGGGGCCCTTCGAGGCAGGCTCCTCCGAAAGCAGGTAAACGAGGCAGAGTGGGACATGGCACACCTCATCAtcctgtctccttttttttttttttttttggtttttcgaggtagggtctcactctctagcctaggctgacctggaattcactaatttgctatggagtctcagggtggcctcaaactcacagtaattcacctacctctgcttcctgagtgctaggattaaaggcatgtaccaccatgcctggtctccatctgttggggttttttttggcggggggcgttcgaggtagagtcttggctctagcccaggctaacctggaattcactattagtctcaaggtggccttgaactcacggtaatcctcttctgcctcccaagtgctaggattaaaggtatgcgccaccgcTCCTGGCTCCCATCTCCCTTTTGTATAAGCTTCTTTCGTGGATCTTCCCCAGGTTTGGAagcaaaaatggaaaaagaaaggggAGCATTTTGGCAAAGGGGGACCAAGAGCCACAGTCAAAGATTCTTGTTTCCAATCATGGCAATTTGATCACTTGGCATCCCAATGCTCCTGGCTAGGTAAGGCCTTTGCCCTGGGAATTGTGGCAGGCTACCACAGGGCGTGGGTGGGGGAGACAGCACTTAAGGCCAAACAGAAGGACTTACCAGTTCTTAATCCTGCTCAGGCCCCCAACCTGAGTTTCCACGAGGAAGGTTGCAGGGACGGGAATAACAGTTATTTTCCACTTTGGAAAAAGCCCAGAAGACAGACACTGCTTGCTATCACCTCTCTGCTGAGTGAGGGGAGGAGGTAGTTTTGACCAGTGACCACTGTCAGGATGGTCTCAGTCCATCTTGGAGCTCTGGCATCTCCTTGTCTGACCTACCCAAACAGGTGAGGACACAGAAGCAGTTGGGCCACAGGTGCAGGTGCCCTATCCTCCCCCACCAGTGCCGCCTCTCTATCCACCAGGGCCCTCAGGGCAGATAGCAGGTAAGCAAAAACCTGGTGAAAGCCTTCACTGGAGGGAGTTTGGGATGGGACCACGATGACCAGTACCTGTGTCTATAGAGACACCAGCTGAGGTGTTCGAGGCCCTGAAGCAGCTAGGGCACCAAGCCTTCCGTCCAGGGCAGGAGTGTACAGTCATGCGTATCCTGTCTGGTAAGTGTGGCTGCCCAGGGGCGGGCCACCAAGCTGTAGTGAGCCATGGAACCTTACAGCTACCTCTCGTCCTGTTCAGGGATCTCCACTCTGTTGGTGCTGCCCACGGGTGCTGGCAAGTCCCTGTGCTACCAGCTTCCCGCACTGCTGTATGCCCAGCGAAGCCCTTGCATCACACTGGTGATCTCTCCCCTCCTATCACTCATGGAGGACCAGGTGTGTGGGCAGGCCCTCAGTGCCTGTAAAGCCTTAAGACGGATACCTCTGATGCCCTTAggtgtttcttctttcttgaccacAGGTGGCCTGCTGACCTCTGTACAGCCCAACCCCCAATGCCTACCATCTGGGCTCCTGAGACTTCAGGCGTCCTTAGGCCCAGGGTTTGGTGCTTGTCCTAGAACTCTGAGTTACTGAAAATTCAGAGAGAACCTGGGCTAACTGGGCTGTGACACCATTGCATCTACAGGTATCTGGCTTACCTCTGTGTCTCAAGGCAGCCTGCCTCCATTCAGGCATGACTGGGAAGCAGCGAGAGTCTGTCCTGAAGAAGGTCAGGAGGGTCCCATAGACAGAGGTCAATGGGTAGCCACCTGGGCAGTGTCTCTGAAGCTGTTCCTTTCAGGTACTGGCAGCCCAGGTGCACGTGCTGATACTGTCACCTGAGGCACTGGCTGAAGGTGGGGCCAGCCTCCCTCAAGCCTCTCAGCTGCCTCCTGTGGCCTTCGCCTGCATTGATGAGGCTCATTGCCTTTCTCAGTGGTCACACAACTTCCGGCCCTGCTACTTACGCATCTGCAAAGTGAGTTTGTATGGAGGCCAGGGTGAAGAGTTGGACTAATCTCACATGGACTGGGTGGCTCATTACCACCCTTGGTTTAGGTGCTTCGGAAACGCATGGGTGTCCGCTGCTTCTTGGGTCTCACAGCCACGGCCACACTTAGCACCGCCCGTGAGGTGGCCCAGCACTTGGGTGTAGCAGAAGAGCTTGACCTTAGGGGATCATCTACCATCCCTGCCAATCTGCACCTCTCTGTGTCCATGGACAGAGACCCAGACcaggtatgtgtgcacatgctagGGGCCCAGATAGGGCCTCCATTCTGACTGCCATGCTGACCACTGCTTCTTGCCAGGCTGTGGTGACCCTGCTGCAGAGCGACCGCTTTCGAACCTTGGATTCTATCATCATTTACTGCAATCGACGTGAGGAAACAGAGCGGGTAGCTGCACTTCTCCGGACCTGTCTGCCTGTGGCAAGGGACCCAGGGCCTACAGGTAAAGCAGAGTTTGTGTTTGGCCCCACAGGGACTTCCTTTGCATAgttaattctctttttttattgttcttgttcttgaggtaaggtctc contains:
- the Recql4 gene encoding ATP-dependent DNA helicase Q4 produces the protein MERLRDVRLQLQTWERAFARLHGRRPGQEDVEAAPEETRALYREYRTLKQAVRQANGGHRIPEQSLPAAAQKASDPSCWGPHLNRAATQNPQPTPGQSPWRSVQDYGKRLKANLKDTLQAGPAQSRRLQPLQRPLYKKPTPRPPGSSPACTCPDEVSDVFPQLSEPQPKPGRLRKLQASLALRLSSLDPDWLERCQNRSSDFLEVPNTCRPGLGLEDSQPLISGKLIIFGTSNTPSQGPEKAAQVALQVSQPGNSQDRKQRWNENRGDSAQAQQDSSQGRLRSKGTGAAAVGKDPSGEPVQMKLLSCSSSSQAKVGKAEGTAHQQASPRPAALDRGNYVRLNMKQKHCVQRGALRGRLLRKQVWKQKWKKKGEHFGKGGPRATVKDSCFQSWQFDHLASQCSWLGEDTEAVGPQVQVPYPPPPVPPLYPPGPSGQIAETPAEVFEALKQLGHQAFRPGQECTVMRILSGISTLLVLPTGAGKSLCYQLPALLYAQRSPCITLVISPLLSLMEDQVSGLPLCLKAACLHSGMTGKQRESVLKKVLAAQVHVLILSPEALAEGGASLPQASQLPPVAFACIDEAHCLSQWSHNFRPCYLRICKVLRKRMGVRCFLGLTATATLSTAREVAQHLGVAEELDLRGSSTIPANLHLSVSMDRDPDQAVVTLLQSDRFRTLDSIIIYCNRREETERVAALLRTCLPVARDPGPTGRVFNDVAEAYHAGMCSQERRRVQRAFMQGQLRVVVATVAFGMGLDRPDVRAVLHLGLPPSFESYVQAVGRAGRDGQPAHCHLFLKPQGEDLRELRRHAHADGTDFLAVKKLVQRVFPPCACTQRPPVQERDMNRVRPVAKSPPQETKYSSHHVAHMQGPACQGHERALPVQPTVQALDMPMEAIETLLCYMELHSQHWLELLPVTYTHCHLHCPGGHAQLQALAHRCPPLAAYLAKWPPEDPNQGSSSLEFDMVELADMMGWELASIRRSLHQLQWDQEPRTSTPRRTGVLVEFRELAFHLHSPGDLTAEEKDQICDFLYTRVQAREHKALAHLRQIFKVFRSVAFPSCGPCLEQPDEDRSAQLKTLLSHYFEEEEEIMEDDEGPEPGQAQLQDWEDSIRRDIRQLLSLRSEERFSGRAVARIFHGIGSPCYPAQIYGQDRRFWRKYLHLNFHALMHLATEELLLKG
- the Lrrc14 gene encoding leucine-rich repeat-containing protein 14, which encodes MHTLVFLSTRQVLQCQPAACQALPLLPRELFPLLFKVAFMDKKTVVLRELVHTWPFPLLSFQQLLQECAHCSRALLQERPSTESMQAVILGLTARLHTPEMEAGSQPLCRKHTLRVLDMTGLLDDGVEQDPGTMSMWDCTAAVARTCIAQQQGGTTEPGLSLVPVEVRVDLRVNRASYAFLREALRSSVGSPLRLCCRDLRAEDLPMRNTVALLQLLDAGCLRRVDLRFNNLGLRGLSVIIPHVARFQHLASLRLHYVHGDSRQPSVDGEDNFRYFLAQMGRFTCLRELSMGSSLLSGRLDQLLSTLQSPLESLELAFCALLPEDLQFLARSSHAAHLKKLDLSGNDLSGSQLTPFQGLLQAAAATLLHLELTECQLADAQLLATLPTLTRCASLRYLGLYGNPLSMAGLKELLRDSVVQAELRTVVHPFPVDCYDGLPWPPPASVLLEASINEEKFARVEAELHQLLLASGRAHVLWTTDIYGRLAADYFSL